In the Burkholderia cenocepacia genome, one interval contains:
- the ceoB gene encoding multidrug efflux RND transporter permease subunit CeoB: MNISKFFIDRPIFAGVLSVIILLGGVIAMFLLPISEYPEVVPPSVIVKAQYPGANPKVIAETVASPLEEQINGVEDMLYMQSQANSDGNMTITVTFKLGTDPDKATQLVQNRVNQALPRLPEDVQRLGITTVKSSPTLTMVVHLISPDNRYDMTYLRNYALINVKDRLSRIQGVGQVQLWGSGDYAMRVWLDPQKVAQRGLSAEDVVQSIREQNVQVAAGVIGASPSLPGTPLQLSVNARGRLQTEDEFGDIVVKTTPDGGVTHLRDIARIELDASEYGLRSLLDNKPAVAMAINQSPGANSLQISDEVRKTMAELKQDMPAGVDYKIVYDPTQFVRSSIKAVVHTLLEAIALVVIVVIVFLQTWRASLIPLIAVPVSIIGTFSLLLAFGYSINALSLFGMVLAIGIVVDDAIVVVENVERNIEGGMNARQATYKAMQEVSGPIIAIALTLVAVFVPLAFMSGLTGQFYKQFAMTIAISTVISAFNSLTLSPALSAILLKGHGDKEDWLTRVMNRVLGGFFRGFNKVFHRGAENYGRGVRGVLSRKTLMLGVYLVLVGATVLVSKVVPGGFVPAQDKEYLIAFAQLPNGASLDRTEKVIRDMGSIALKQPGVESAVAFPGLSVNGFTNSSSAGIVFVTLKPFSERHGKALSAGAIAGALNQKYSAMKDSFVAVFPPPPVLGLGTLGGFKMQIEDRGAVGYAKLSDATNDFIKRAQQAPELGPLFTSYQINVPQLNVDLDRVKAKQLGVPVTDVFNTMQVYLGSLYVNDFNRFGRVYQVRVQADAPFRQRADDILQLKTRNDKGEMVPLSSLVTVTPTFGPEMVVRYNGYTAADINGGPAPGFSSGQAQAAVERIAHETLPRGVRFEWTDLTYQQILAGDSAMYVFPISVLLVFLVLAALYESLTLPLAVILIVPMSILSALTGVWLTQGDNNIFTQIGLMVLVGLSAKNAILIVEFARELEHDGRTPLEAAIEASRLRLRPILMTSIAFIMGVVPLVTSTGAGSEMRHAMGVAVFFGMLGVTLFGLMLTPVFYVVLRTLAGGKIHVAGKDSTGYGVPAPDA; this comes from the coding sequence ATGAACATTTCCAAATTCTTTATCGACCGGCCGATCTTTGCAGGAGTCCTATCGGTGATCATCCTGCTCGGCGGGGTGATCGCGATGTTCCTGCTGCCGATTTCGGAATATCCGGAAGTCGTGCCGCCTTCCGTGATCGTGAAGGCGCAGTACCCGGGCGCGAACCCGAAAGTGATCGCCGAGACGGTCGCATCGCCGCTTGAAGAGCAGATCAACGGCGTCGAGGACATGCTCTACATGCAGTCGCAGGCGAACAGCGACGGCAACATGACGATCACCGTCACGTTCAAGCTCGGCACCGATCCGGACAAGGCCACGCAGCTCGTGCAGAACCGCGTGAACCAGGCGCTGCCGCGCTTGCCGGAAGACGTGCAGCGGCTCGGTATCACCACGGTGAAGAGCTCGCCGACGCTGACGATGGTGGTCCACCTGATCTCGCCGGACAACCGCTACGACATGACCTACCTGCGCAACTACGCGCTGATCAACGTGAAGGATCGCCTGTCGCGAATCCAGGGCGTCGGTCAGGTGCAGCTGTGGGGTTCGGGCGACTACGCGATGCGCGTGTGGCTCGATCCGCAGAAGGTCGCGCAGCGCGGGCTGTCGGCCGAGGACGTCGTGCAGTCGATCCGCGAGCAGAACGTGCAGGTGGCGGCCGGCGTGATCGGCGCATCGCCATCGCTGCCCGGCACGCCGCTGCAGCTGTCGGTGAACGCGCGCGGCCGCCTGCAGACGGAAGACGAATTCGGCGACATCGTCGTGAAGACGACGCCGGACGGCGGCGTCACGCACCTGCGCGACATCGCGCGGATCGAGCTCGACGCATCCGAATACGGGTTGCGCTCGCTGCTCGACAACAAGCCAGCCGTCGCGATGGCGATCAACCAGTCGCCGGGCGCGAACTCGCTGCAGATCTCGGACGAAGTGCGCAAGACGATGGCCGAGCTGAAGCAGGACATGCCGGCGGGCGTCGACTACAAGATCGTCTATGACCCGACGCAGTTCGTGCGCTCGTCGATCAAGGCCGTCGTGCACACGCTGCTCGAAGCGATCGCGCTGGTCGTGATCGTCGTGATCGTGTTCCTGCAGACCTGGCGCGCGTCGCTGATTCCGCTGATCGCGGTGCCGGTGTCGATCATCGGCACGTTCTCGCTGCTGCTCGCGTTCGGGTATTCGATCAACGCGTTGTCGCTGTTCGGGATGGTGCTCGCGATCGGGATCGTGGTCGACGATGCGATCGTCGTCGTCGAGAACGTCGAGCGCAACATCGAGGGCGGGATGAACGCGCGGCAGGCGACCTACAAGGCGATGCAGGAAGTGAGCGGGCCGATCATCGCGATCGCGCTGACGCTCGTCGCCGTGTTCGTGCCGCTCGCGTTCATGTCGGGCCTGACCGGCCAGTTCTACAAGCAGTTCGCGATGACCATCGCGATCTCGACGGTGATCTCGGCGTTCAACTCGCTGACGCTGTCGCCGGCGCTGTCGGCGATCCTGCTGAAGGGTCACGGCGACAAGGAAGACTGGCTCACGCGCGTGATGAACCGCGTGCTCGGCGGCTTCTTCCGCGGCTTCAACAAGGTGTTCCATCGCGGCGCGGAGAACTACGGCCGCGGCGTGCGCGGCGTGCTGTCGCGCAAGACGCTGATGCTGGGCGTGTATCTCGTGCTGGTGGGCGCGACCGTGCTCGTGTCGAAGGTCGTGCCGGGCGGCTTCGTGCCCGCGCAGGACAAGGAATACCTGATCGCGTTCGCGCAGCTGCCGAACGGTGCATCGCTCGACCGCACCGAGAAGGTGATCCGCGACATGGGTTCGATCGCGCTGAAGCAGCCGGGCGTCGAGAGCGCGGTCGCGTTCCCGGGGCTGTCGGTGAACGGCTTCACCAACAGCTCGAGCGCGGGCATCGTGTTCGTCACGCTCAAGCCGTTCTCGGAACGGCACGGCAAGGCGCTGTCGGCCGGCGCGATCGCGGGTGCGCTGAACCAGAAATACAGCGCGATGAAGGATTCGTTCGTCGCGGTGTTCCCGCCGCCGCCGGTGCTCGGCCTCGGGACGCTCGGCGGGTTCAAGATGCAGATCGAGGATCGCGGCGCGGTCGGCTACGCGAAGCTGTCGGATGCGACCAACGACTTCATCAAGCGCGCGCAGCAGGCGCCTGAACTCGGCCCGCTGTTCACGAGCTACCAGATCAACGTGCCGCAGCTCAACGTCGATCTCGACCGCGTGAAGGCGAAGCAGCTCGGCGTGCCGGTGACCGACGTGTTCAACACGATGCAGGTGTATCTCGGTTCGCTGTACGTGAACGACTTCAACCGCTTCGGGCGCGTGTACCAGGTGCGCGTGCAGGCCGATGCGCCGTTCCGTCAGCGCGCCGACGACATCCTGCAGTTGAAGACCCGCAACGACAAGGGCGAGATGGTGCCGCTGTCGTCGCTGGTGACGGTGACGCCGACGTTCGGCCCGGAAATGGTCGTGCGCTACAACGGCTACACGGCGGCCGACATCAACGGCGGCCCGGCGCCCGGCTTCTCGTCGGGGCAGGCGCAGGCCGCGGTCGAGCGCATCGCGCACGAGACGCTGCCGCGCGGCGTGCGTTTCGAATGGACCGACCTCACGTACCAGCAGATCCTCGCGGGCGATTCGGCGATGTATGTGTTCCCGATCAGCGTGCTGCTCGTGTTCCTCGTGCTCGCCGCGCTGTATGAAAGCCTGACGCTGCCGCTCGCGGTGATCCTGATCGTGCCGATGAGCATTCTGTCGGCGCTGACGGGCGTGTGGCTCACGCAGGGCGACAACAACATCTTCACGCAGATCGGCCTGATGGTGCTGGTGGGGCTGTCGGCGAAGAACGCGATCCTGATCGTCGAATTCGCGCGCGAGCTCGAACACGACGGCAGGACGCCGCTCGAGGCCGCGATCGAGGCGAGCCGGCTGCGGCTGCGCCCGATTCTGATGACGTCGATCGCCTTCATCATGGGCGTGGTGCCGCTCGTCACGTCGACCGGCGCCGGTTCGGAAATGCGCCATGCGATGGGCGTCGCGGTGTTCTTCGGGATGCTCGGCGTGACGCTGTTCGGGCTGATGCTGACGCCGGTGTTCTACGTCGTGCTGCGGACGCTCGCGGGCGGCAAGATCCACGTCGCCGGCAAGGATTCGACGGGGTACGGCGTGCCGGCGCCCGATGCTTGA
- a CDS encoding alpha/beta hydrolase, whose translation MDASEFSKFLKAALPAQALTGAALTVAEVEIPGYAQDIVLRLYRRPDKTGLPVVLYFHGGGFVRGSLEDADFAARFLAERLPALVVSVDYSLAPAFPFPAAPEDAYRAAVWAATRARAFGGNPKKIGVAGHDAGGQLANCLAFIARDRGEVSIAAQALFGPMLDPSMTRIGDAERLASDITARECAACYRAYLPQAAQRMHPYAAPIESVRLAGLPPTLVVTAQNDVLHVEAEKYAGCLISSGVLTQVIRYPDITHAALATHEAAFEEAVRFFQCRFQARQPNRPE comes from the coding sequence ATGGACGCCTCTGAATTCAGCAAATTCCTGAAAGCCGCGCTGCCCGCTCAAGCCTTGACGGGCGCGGCGCTGACGGTTGCCGAAGTGGAAATTCCCGGCTACGCACAGGACATCGTGCTGCGCCTCTACCGCCGCCCGGACAAGACCGGGCTGCCAGTAGTGCTTTATTTCCACGGCGGCGGCTTCGTCCGCGGTTCGCTCGAGGACGCCGATTTCGCCGCGCGTTTTTTAGCAGAACGCTTACCAGCGCTCGTAGTGTCGGTCGATTATTCGCTCGCGCCGGCCTTTCCTTTTCCCGCCGCGCCGGAGGATGCGTATCGCGCCGCCGTGTGGGCGGCGACGCGTGCCCGCGCGTTCGGCGGCAACCCGAAGAAGATCGGGGTCGCCGGGCACGACGCGGGCGGCCAGCTCGCGAACTGCCTCGCCTTCATCGCCCGCGACCGCGGCGAAGTGTCGATCGCCGCGCAGGCGCTGTTCGGGCCGATGCTCGACCCGAGCATGACGCGCATCGGCGACGCCGAGCGTCTCGCGTCCGACATCACCGCGCGCGAATGCGCGGCCTGTTATCGCGCGTATCTGCCGCAGGCGGCGCAGCGCATGCACCCGTACGCGGCGCCGATCGAATCGGTGCGCCTCGCGGGGCTGCCGCCGACGCTCGTCGTCACCGCGCAGAACGACGTGCTGCACGTCGAAGCGGAGAAATATGCGGGCTGCCTGATCTCGTCCGGCGTGCTCACGCAGGTGATCCGCTATCCGGACATCACGCACGCCGCGCTCGCCACGCACGAAGCCGCATTCGAGGAAGCCGTGCGCTTCTTCCAGTGCCGCTTCCAGGCGCGCCAGCCGAACCGTCCCGAATAA
- the ceoR gene encoding putative multidrug efflux transcriptional regulator CeoR translates to MDRLQAMQVFTRVVDTSSFTKAAETLGLPRASVTTIIQNLEAFLGVRLMHRTTRRLSLTPDGAAYYERCVRILADVEETEASFQANNRKPHGKLRIDMPGSIGRLLVIPSLCEFHTRYPDIDLQLGLSDRPVDLLQEGVDCVIRVGALQDSSLVARRVGLFECVTVASPDYLERHGEPQTIDDLGQHKAVNYFSSRTGRTIDWTFLIDGKEVEMKMEGIVSVNDADAYVTCGIEGFGLIQPPLFMVLPHLREGRLKEVLPGVKPLPMPISVVYPHSRHLSPKVRVFVDWIAEVFDRCPLLSGKGSLDATCSKRTFEEAERAPVLDTPVINEWVA, encoded by the coding sequence ATGGACCGGCTTCAGGCCATGCAGGTATTTACTCGCGTCGTCGATACAAGCAGCTTCACCAAGGCAGCTGAAACGCTCGGCTTGCCGCGCGCGTCCGTCACGACGATCATCCAGAATCTCGAAGCCTTCCTCGGCGTGCGGCTGATGCACCGGACCACGCGCCGGCTGTCGCTCACGCCAGACGGCGCCGCGTACTACGAACGATGCGTGCGCATCCTCGCGGACGTCGAGGAAACCGAAGCGAGCTTCCAGGCCAACAACCGGAAGCCGCACGGAAAGTTGCGTATCGACATGCCGGGCTCGATCGGGCGGCTGCTCGTGATTCCGTCGCTGTGCGAATTCCACACGCGCTATCCGGACATCGACCTGCAGCTCGGCCTTTCCGACCGGCCCGTCGACCTGCTGCAGGAGGGCGTCGACTGCGTGATCCGCGTCGGTGCGCTGCAGGACTCGTCGCTCGTCGCCCGCCGCGTCGGCCTGTTCGAATGCGTGACGGTCGCGTCGCCCGACTATCTCGAGCGCCACGGCGAGCCGCAGACGATCGACGACCTCGGCCAGCACAAGGCCGTCAACTACTTCTCCAGCCGCACGGGCCGCACGATCGACTGGACCTTCCTGATCGACGGCAAGGAAGTCGAGATGAAGATGGAGGGCATCGTGTCGGTAAACGATGCGGATGCGTACGTGACGTGCGGGATCGAGGGCTTCGGCCTGATCCAGCCGCCGCTGTTCATGGTGCTGCCGCACCTGCGCGAAGGCCGGCTCAAGGAAGTGCTGCCCGGGGTCAAGCCGCTGCCGATGCCGATCTCGGTCGTGTATCCGCATAGCCGCCATCTGTCGCCGAAGGTGCGCGTGTTCGTCGACTGGATCGCCGAGGTGTTCGACCGCTGCCCGCTGCTGAGCGGCAAGGGCAGCCTCGACGCGACGTGCAGCAAGCGCACGTTCGAGGAGGCCGAGCGCGCGCCGGTGCTCGATACGCCGGTCATCAACGAGTGGGTCGCGTAA
- a CDS encoding DUF4148 domain-containing protein gives MNRRHLLSALALTLAVSAPAFADSGTPHAGDYANTSWYSQHNGPRTRAEVRAEVEQARKDGTLAYLRKATSYPQGLELAQGPYRPLPEGNQLAGGGR, from the coding sequence ATGAACCGCCGTCATCTTCTCTCGGCCCTTGCTCTCACCCTCGCCGTGTCCGCACCGGCCTTCGCCGATTCGGGTACGCCGCACGCCGGCGACTACGCCAACACATCGTGGTACTCGCAGCACAACGGCCCGCGTACGCGCGCCGAAGTGCGTGCGGAAGTCGAGCAGGCACGCAAGGACGGCACGCTCGCGTACCTGCGCAAGGCGACTTCGTATCCGCAGGGGCTCGAGCTAGCCCAGGGCCCGTATCGTCCGCTGCCGGAAGGCAACCAGCTCGCCGGCGGGGGCCGGTAA
- a CDS encoding purine-nucleoside phosphorylase, with amino-acid sequence MLTRSILSAAAFSLAACATAPSIAQDNQGNDAGNAAFAETGSHGRPVKVMIITMFGPEGQAWLDRLGPWRDVTVPGLSPDYPAVHCNKQDVCVVTTGMGYANASATIMALTFSQRFDLRRTYFLVSGIAGVDPAQGTVGSAAWSKYLVDFSLQWELDAREIPAGWNTGYLGINTKSPNDKPPLDYRTEVFQLNPQLTDAAYALSRNVVLADSAQAQAARAKFTYAPANRPPTVIQCDTSSGNTWFSGTLIGERARQWTKILTDGKGTYCMTAQEDNATYEALKRAASVKRVDLSRVAVLRTGSDFDRPYAGQTSADNLLNYADQGGFAPATENLYRAGNPLVQDIVTHWGEWRDGVPRR; translated from the coding sequence ATGCTGACTCGCTCCATCCTTTCCGCCGCTGCATTCTCGCTTGCCGCCTGTGCGACCGCGCCGTCGATCGCGCAGGACAACCAGGGCAACGATGCCGGCAACGCAGCATTCGCCGAGACCGGCTCGCATGGCCGCCCGGTCAAGGTCATGATCATCACGATGTTCGGGCCGGAAGGCCAGGCGTGGCTCGACCGGCTCGGCCCGTGGCGTGACGTCACCGTGCCCGGCCTGTCGCCCGACTATCCGGCGGTCCACTGCAACAAGCAGGACGTGTGCGTAGTCACGACCGGCATGGGCTATGCGAACGCGTCGGCGACGATCATGGCGCTCACGTTCTCGCAACGCTTCGATCTGCGCCGCACGTATTTCCTGGTCTCGGGCATCGCGGGCGTCGACCCGGCACAGGGCACGGTCGGATCGGCCGCGTGGTCGAAATACCTCGTCGATTTCAGCTTGCAATGGGAGCTCGATGCGCGCGAGATTCCGGCCGGCTGGAACACCGGCTATCTCGGCATCAACACGAAGAGCCCGAACGACAAGCCGCCGCTCGACTATCGCACCGAAGTGTTCCAGCTCAACCCGCAGTTGACCGATGCCGCGTATGCGCTGTCGCGCAACGTCGTGCTCGCCGACAGCGCACAGGCGCAGGCCGCGCGCGCGAAGTTCACGTATGCGCCGGCGAACCGGCCGCCGACGGTGATCCAGTGCGATACGTCATCGGGCAACACGTGGTTCTCGGGCACGCTGATCGGCGAGCGCGCGCGCCAGTGGACCAAGATCCTGACGGACGGCAAGGGCACCTACTGCATGACCGCTCAGGAAGACAACGCGACGTATGAAGCGCTCAAGCGCGCGGCGAGCGTGAAGCGGGTCGACCTGTCGCGTGTGGCCGTGCTGCGCACCGGGTCCGATTTCGATCGGCCGTACGCCGGGCAGACGAGCGCCGACAACCTGCTGAACTACGCCGATCAAGGCGGCTTCGCGCCGGCGACCGAAAACCTGTACCGCGCGGGCAATCCGCTGGTGCAGGACATCGTCACGCACTGGGGCGAATGGCGCGACGGGGTGCCGCGCCGTTGA
- a CDS encoding LysE family translocator: protein MNDFLFGLMIALSVGPVALMIANYGMRTGTATGVRAAIGVAAADGCHAVVAFTIGAMFAGTLASHLSLFRMVGALVLLAMGARMLWQALRDRRRTLDGDVVPPPGNRPFMAMFFVTLANPLTILLFYGYATAAAGAHRHWLLGAACVFAGSLIGQLVFAFGGGAIGRFVKSPGWLAASHVVAALVVLGYGVAGLMRV, encoded by the coding sequence ATGAACGACTTCCTGTTCGGGCTGATGATCGCGCTGTCGGTTGGCCCTGTCGCGCTGATGATCGCGAATTACGGCATGCGCACCGGCACCGCGACCGGCGTGCGCGCGGCGATCGGAGTGGCCGCGGCCGACGGCTGTCATGCGGTCGTCGCGTTCACGATCGGCGCGATGTTCGCGGGCACGTTGGCGTCGCATCTGTCGCTGTTCCGCATGGTCGGTGCGCTCGTGCTGCTCGCGATGGGCGCGCGGATGCTGTGGCAGGCGCTGCGCGACCGGCGCCGCACGCTCGATGGCGACGTAGTGCCGCCGCCGGGTAATCGCCCGTTCATGGCGATGTTCTTCGTCACGCTCGCGAATCCGCTGACCATCCTGCTGTTCTACGGCTATGCGACGGCTGCCGCCGGTGCGCATCGACACTGGCTGCTCGGTGCCGCATGCGTGTTTGCCGGCAGCCTCATCGGGCAACTCGTGTTCGCGTTCGGCGGCGGCGCAATCGGGCGCTTCGTGAAATCGCCGGGGTGGCTGGCCGCGAGCCATGTGGTCGCCGCACTCGTCGTGCTCGGTTACGGCGTCGCGGGGCTGATGCGCGTGTAG